Proteins encoded by one window of Paenibacillus sp. DCT19:
- a CDS encoding MBL fold metallo-hydrolase — protein MKRKGRFKKMIIYISSFILFVIVAALLFMLLYPSFGGNPSKEQKESYEQLENYTNGKFVNEVSGKSDLDSWKTLFEATTDGAGRKEKKPSSPQPVVEIDWNTINNNEDSITWLGHSTYLLSVDNRKMLVDPMLESVASPVSFVGSKRYPYSSDIYSNIVSELPAIDAVLITHDHYDHLDYATVVELKDKVSRFIVPLGVGGHLIRWGVPASQITELNWWDELDFEGIHLALAPARHFSGRSLFNMNSTLWGGWVISGTENRLFISGDGGYGAHFEEIGRKYGPFNLAVIEGGQYDKRWSDIHMVPEQSIQASLDVNSTKMMLSHWGAFTLASHDWRDPVQRAIKAAKEKDVDIVVPQIGETLPIAELTPALPSWWDNPSEIDG, from the coding sequence ATGAAAAGAAAAGGAAGATTTAAAAAAATGATTATCTACATATCAAGCTTTATACTCTTCGTCATCGTTGCAGCGCTATTATTTATGCTACTTTACCCGAGCTTTGGCGGCAATCCATCCAAAGAACAAAAGGAAAGCTATGAGCAGCTTGAAAATTACACGAACGGCAAATTTGTGAATGAAGTAAGTGGCAAATCTGACTTGGATTCCTGGAAAACCTTGTTTGAAGCTACAACAGATGGTGCGGGACGGAAAGAGAAGAAACCTTCCAGCCCACAGCCAGTTGTAGAGATCGATTGGAATACAATTAACAATAACGAAGACAGTATCACTTGGTTGGGGCATTCGACATACCTGTTAAGTGTCGATAACCGCAAAATGCTGGTCGATCCTATGTTGGAATCGGTAGCGTCTCCTGTGTCATTTGTAGGTTCGAAGCGATATCCGTATTCATCAGACATTTACAGCAACATTGTTTCTGAATTGCCCGCCATCGATGCGGTGTTAATCACACATGATCACTACGACCATTTAGATTACGCAACAGTTGTAGAACTAAAAGACAAGGTATCCCGCTTCATTGTACCGCTTGGCGTTGGTGGCCATCTAATACGCTGGGGAGTCCCTGCAAGTCAAATCACAGAATTAAACTGGTGGGACGAACTAGATTTTGAAGGAATCCATCTTGCGTTAGCGCCAGCCAGACATTTTTCTGGTCGAAGCTTGTTCAATATGAACAGTACGTTATGGGGAGGCTGGGTAATTTCAGGTACGGAGAATCGCTTGTTTATTAGTGGTGACGGTGGATATGGAGCACATTTCGAGGAGATTGGCCGGAAATATGGCCCTTTCAACCTAGCTGTCATTGAGGGTGGACAGTATGACAAGAGATGGTCTGATATTCATATGGTTCCTGAACAGTCCATTCAAGCTAGCCTGGACGTTAACAGCACCAAAATGATGCTTAGTCATTGGGGCGCATTTACTTTAGCCAGTCATGACTGGAGAGATCCAGTGCAACGAGCTATTAAAGCAGCAAAAGAAAAAGACGTCGATATTGTCGTTCCTCAAATAGGTGAAACCCTCCCCATTGCAGAACTTACTCCTGCGTTGCCTTCTTGGTGGGATAACCCTTCGGAGATTGACGGTTAA
- a CDS encoding helix-turn-helix domain-containing protein codes for MKQHVNASDDRCPVEASINLIGGKWKILILYHLISDKSRRFNELQKTLSTITHRTLTRQLRELEEDRLIRRIIHPEVPPKVEYMLTDTGKSLVPILMQLQNWGTNYLQNSDVDQA; via the coding sequence ATGAAACAGCACGTTAACGCTTCTGATGACCGATGTCCAGTCGAGGCTAGTATTAATTTGATTGGTGGTAAGTGGAAAATCTTGATCTTGTATCACTTGATCTCGGATAAGTCGAGACGATTTAATGAACTTCAGAAAACACTTTCAACCATTACTCACCGAACGCTAACACGACAATTGCGTGAGCTTGAGGAAGATCGTCTGATCCGCCGGATCATTCATCCTGAAGTTCCACCCAAAGTTGAATATATGTTAACAGATACGGGTAAAAGCTTGGTGCCGATTCTCATGCAATTGCAGAATTGGGGAACGAATTATTTACAAAACTCGGACGTAGATCAGGCTTAA
- a CDS encoding DUF418 domain-containing protein, translated as MNTSPTRIRLIDGLRGFSLAGILMANMLAFQYGIYGQNELQLFGVEGLDRAVYSLLKIAVVGSFMPIFAFMFGFGMIKLTESLQSRELRPKCHLSRRFLLLFVIGLLHMNYVWEGDILAFYGVLGFFLLMFLNRKPKTLLIWAIMLLVVAGLSGLPASNPMNPLANPTSQMESYVLQSKEVFGSGSYAEIKDFNNHGDPFGDELNPALILLLLVFTPLMTIPMFLLGMHAARIGTFEDPQAMRQVYIRRAKLLIPVGLVLKAYSVIVQLIRGEEEWFAIGIGEAIGGSLLALGYIYAFALLYTRDSRVNLLNRFEAVGRLSLTNYLMQSIICTMIFYGYGLGLFGRAGVFVGVLIALAVYGLQLWISPLYLKRFRSGPVEHILRIWTYLSWKGQPRKKKS; from the coding sequence TTGAATACATCTCCTACGCGCATCAGGCTCATTGATGGATTGCGTGGTTTTAGTTTGGCTGGCATATTAATGGCCAATATGTTGGCGTTCCAATACGGGATATATGGTCAGAATGAACTTCAATTGTTCGGTGTTGAAGGCTTAGATCGAGCCGTCTACTCATTGTTAAAGATTGCTGTGGTGGGCAGCTTCATGCCGATTTTTGCATTTATGTTTGGCTTCGGTATGATTAAACTGACAGAAAGCCTGCAATCCCGAGAATTACGACCAAAGTGTCATCTGTCTCGCCGTTTTTTGCTCTTGTTCGTTATCGGATTGTTACATATGAATTATGTCTGGGAAGGAGACATCCTTGCGTTTTACGGTGTACTTGGCTTCTTCTTATTAATGTTTCTGAATCGAAAGCCGAAGACATTACTGATCTGGGCAATTATGCTATTGGTTGTAGCTGGTTTATCGGGTCTGCCAGCTTCCAATCCCATGAATCCTTTAGCCAACCCAACCTCTCAGATGGAAAGCTATGTCTTACAGAGTAAGGAAGTCTTCGGAAGTGGCAGTTATGCAGAGATTAAGGATTTCAATAATCATGGTGATCCGTTTGGCGATGAATTGAATCCGGCTTTGATTCTCCTGCTGCTGGTGTTTACTCCACTTATGACCATCCCGATGTTTCTTCTAGGTATGCACGCCGCAAGAATAGGCACCTTTGAAGATCCACAAGCTATGCGACAAGTTTATATACGTCGTGCTAAGCTGCTCATACCTGTCGGATTGGTGCTCAAAGCCTACAGCGTAATCGTGCAACTCATTCGTGGGGAAGAGGAATGGTTCGCGATCGGGATCGGAGAAGCAATTGGGGGCTCTTTGTTAGCCCTTGGTTATATTTACGCTTTTGCACTATTATATACGAGAGATAGCCGCGTGAATCTGCTGAATAGGTTCGAAGCCGTGGGTCGTTTATCTTTAACGAACTACCTAATGCAGAGCATCATCTGCACGATGATTTTTTATGGTTATGGTCTAGGCCTCTTTGGCCGTGCTGGCGTATTTGTAGGTGTGCTAATTGCCCTTGCAGTCTATGGTTTACAATTGTGGATTAGTCCACTTTATCTCAAGAGGTTTCGTAGCGGTCCTGTGGAACACATTCTACGGATATGGACATACCTGTCATGGAAAGGGCAGCCGAGGAAGAAGAAAAGCTAA
- a CDS encoding VOC family protein, whose protein sequence is MPHLIGSKAIEFYTQKLNFTLIEDTYQSEQDKRWVVISPPGSVGTTILLARASTPVQEQFIGNQTGGRVFLFLNTDDFWRDYNEMVSRGIEFVREPKEQPYGIVAVFKDLYGNLWDLLEMNEDHPISQRVM, encoded by the coding sequence TTGCCTCATTTAATAGGTAGTAAAGCGATAGAATTTTATACTCAAAAGTTGAATTTCACATTAATTGAAGATACGTATCAATCAGAGCAAGATAAACGATGGGTCGTGATTTCTCCTCCTGGTTCTGTAGGGACAACGATATTATTAGCCAGAGCTTCAACACCTGTGCAAGAACAGTTTATTGGCAACCAAACTGGCGGGCGCGTATTCTTATTTTTAAATACCGATGACTTTTGGAGAGATTATAATGAAATGGTATCTAGAGGAATAGAGTTTGTTAGAGAGCCGAAAGAACAACCTTACGGGATCGTTGCAGTATTCAAAGATTTATACGGTAATCTATGGGATCTACTAGAAATGAACGAAGATCATCCCATCTCCCAGAGAGTTATGTGA
- a CDS encoding NAD(P)/FAD-dependent oxidoreductase, whose translation MNHKVIIIGAGISGLALAIFLKKTGIECAVYENFPYKRVAGSSFRINKSGVHVMKELGIEDQVQENSHSADRMRILTTDDIEIASINLMQNSVFSRRSIYMQRSDLVEILMRQAELVGVEIHYNKKLTYFTQDASNITAYFEDGHQETGTLLVGADGLHSTVRNQLFPSHVLSYAKSWALYGIASFKDMNSDPIRQLMEGNELFYFTQNANFLASKSHPTHELNLSWQASGHQERKRSKEEFDFRNLDEIKSDLIQQYGEHGALSEIIQNSVQIIPKQIYCVEPIPSWSKGRAVVIGDAAHTINPNTGYGCSVALEDAMYLALMLQKHHYADALYYLEADRKERIRAIQSSLDIFDVSKGFDFSSGFDIGLFSGSKIDADYTIHWETEHQ comes from the coding sequence ATGAATCATAAAGTCATCATTATCGGAGCAGGAATAAGTGGTCTTGCATTAGCAATTTTCTTAAAGAAGACAGGCATTGAATGCGCGGTCTATGAGAATTTTCCTTACAAAAGAGTAGCTGGATCTAGCTTCCGTATTAACAAGAGCGGTGTGCACGTAATGAAGGAGCTAGGCATAGAAGACCAAGTTCAAGAGAACAGTCACTCTGCAGATCGCATGAGGATCTTAACGACTGACGACATAGAGATTGCCTCAATTAATCTGATGCAGAATTCTGTTTTTAGCAGACGATCTATATACATGCAACGGTCTGACTTGGTTGAAATACTGATGAGACAAGCTGAATTGGTTGGCGTTGAGATACACTATAATAAAAAGCTTACCTACTTCACCCAGGATGCTTCGAACATCACCGCATACTTTGAAGATGGTCATCAGGAGACGGGGACGTTATTGGTCGGTGCAGATGGGTTACATTCAACGGTAAGAAACCAGCTATTTCCTAGTCATGTGTTGAGTTATGCAAAATCCTGGGCGTTGTATGGAATTGCCTCATTCAAGGATATGAATAGTGATCCGATCCGTCAGCTGATGGAGGGCAATGAACTGTTTTATTTTACACAAAATGCGAATTTTCTTGCTTCCAAAAGTCATCCCACGCATGAACTGAATCTCTCATGGCAAGCATCTGGACACCAGGAGAGAAAACGTTCAAAAGAGGAATTTGACTTCAGAAATCTAGATGAAATTAAATCAGATCTAATCCAGCAATATGGTGAACATGGAGCGTTATCAGAGATCATTCAAAATTCGGTTCAGATTATCCCGAAGCAAATATATTGCGTGGAGCCGATTCCGAGTTGGTCTAAAGGACGAGCGGTTGTCATCGGAGATGCTGCACATACCATCAACCCGAATACGGGCTATGGATGCTCGGTTGCGTTAGAAGATGCCATGTACTTAGCTTTAATGTTACAGAAACATCATTATGCGGACGCACTATATTACCTGGAGGCTGATCGTAAAGAGCGTATACGTGCTATTCAGAGCAGCTTAGATATTTTTGACGTAAGTAAGGGGTTTGATTTTAGTAGTGGTTTTGATATTGGACTATTTAGCGGATCTAAGATTGATGCAGATTATACGATTCATTGGGAAACAGAGCATCAATAA
- a CDS encoding aldo/keto reductase — MYTETFQLSNGLTIPQLGLGTWLLNDEQAQQAVHDAISIGYRHIDTAQAYNNETGVGEGIRAAGVAREELFITTKIIAEAKTYDEATQSIDESLAKMGLDYIDLMIIHSPQPWKEFREQKRYFDENRDVWRALEDAYEAGKVKAIGLSNFLQDDIENILASSKIKPMVNQILAHVSNTPLELIEFCQQYDILVEAYSPIAHGAVLHHPEVKVMSEKYGVSVAQLCLRYCIQLGLVVIPKTANPDHMRMNAELDFVISDEHMENLKNVAHIQDYGEHSYFPVFSGK, encoded by the coding sequence ATGTACACAGAAACGTTCCAACTATCCAACGGTTTAACCATTCCTCAATTAGGACTTGGTACCTGGCTACTGAATGATGAACAAGCTCAGCAGGCTGTGCATGACGCGATATCGATCGGGTATCGTCATATTGATACAGCTCAGGCATATAACAATGAGACGGGTGTAGGGGAAGGTATTCGAGCCGCTGGTGTCGCAAGAGAAGAGCTGTTCATTACAACGAAGATTATAGCTGAAGCCAAAACCTATGATGAGGCTACGCAATCAATTGATGAATCTTTAGCCAAAATGGGTCTGGATTACATTGATCTCATGATCATTCATAGCCCGCAACCGTGGAAGGAATTCCGCGAGCAGAAGCGTTATTTTGATGAGAATAGAGACGTATGGAGAGCCTTAGAGGACGCATATGAAGCAGGCAAAGTAAAAGCGATTGGCCTCTCTAACTTTCTTCAGGATGATATCGAGAATATTCTTGCCAGCAGTAAGATCAAGCCCATGGTCAACCAGATCTTGGCGCATGTAAGCAATACGCCTCTGGAGCTCATTGAATTCTGTCAGCAATATGACATTCTGGTTGAAGCTTATTCTCCGATTGCCCACGGAGCCGTTCTTCATCATCCAGAGGTCAAAGTGATGTCTGAGAAGTACGGCGTATCTGTTGCGCAACTCTGTCTACGTTACTGTATCCAGCTTGGTTTAGTCGTAATCCCGAAGACAGCCAACCCAGATCATATGAGAATGAACGCCGAGCTTGATTTTGTAATCAGTGATGAGCATATGGAAAATCTTAAAAATGTAGCACACATTCAGGATTATGGTGAGCATAGTTACTTCCCTGTATTCAGTGGGAAATAG
- a CDS encoding effector binding domain-containing protein, protein MDWLMRMNRALDYIEVNLSGEIELKEVAKQACCSSHQFQRMFSFITNVSLAEYIRRRRLTLAAIDLQNNKIKVVDIALKYGYESPVSFARAFQSLHGVNPAMAREEGTALKAYPRLSFLISIKGETAMNYRIETKEAFPIFGMEKVFQVNGVDTPANLWKQSHEHGEVKRLAANAGDQPHFLNEQYHKVHAVCSYKKTGEDTFPYMLCAFKNETSKTDGYTSVMIPAHTWAIFSSDLFTWDQFNETIETLYKRFYSEWLPTTGYEQVEGLEFEITGERDGLNFVELWFAVRKVS, encoded by the coding sequence ATGGATTGGCTTATGAGGATGAATCGGGCATTGGACTACATTGAAGTTAATTTGAGCGGCGAGATTGAACTGAAGGAAGTCGCTAAGCAGGCTTGTTGTTCTTCGCATCAGTTTCAGCGGATGTTCTCATTCATTACCAATGTATCACTAGCAGAATATATCAGAAGAAGACGGCTTACACTTGCTGCAATTGATTTGCAAAATAACAAAATAAAAGTTGTAGATATTGCCCTCAAATATGGATACGAATCACCGGTTTCATTCGCGAGGGCGTTCCAATCGCTGCATGGTGTTAATCCGGCAATGGCTCGTGAAGAAGGAACTGCCCTCAAGGCCTATCCGCGGTTATCCTTCCTCATTTCAATTAAAGGGGAGACGGCTATGAACTATCGTATCGAAACCAAAGAGGCTTTTCCAATATTCGGAATGGAGAAGGTATTTCAAGTTAACGGGGTAGACACCCCAGCTAACCTATGGAAGCAAAGTCATGAACATGGGGAGGTTAAGCGACTCGCAGCAAATGCCGGTGATCAGCCTCATTTCTTGAATGAGCAATACCACAAAGTACATGCTGTCTGTAGCTACAAAAAAACTGGAGAAGACACCTTTCCATACATGTTATGTGCCTTCAAAAATGAAACAAGTAAAACGGATGGATACACCAGCGTGATGATTCCAGCTCATACCTGGGCGATTTTCTCATCCGATCTATTTACATGGGATCAATTTAATGAAACGATTGAAACCTTATACAAACGATTCTACTCGGAGTGGCTTCCTACTACAGGCTATGAACAAGTGGAAGGATTGGAGTTCGAAATTACGGGTGAAAGAGATGGTTTGAACTTTGTAGAGCTGTGGTTTGCTGTTAGAAAGGTATCTTAG
- the murB gene encoding UDP-N-acetylmuramate dehydrogenase, whose translation MDIFENVIPREKLRSNEPLKDHTYVKVGGYADTLIHPTSTEEIVNVVQIAKSHQIPLTIIGKGSNVIIKDKGIRGVTMSLSHFDQIKVQEDTIIAQSGANIIDVSRAALEHGFTGLEFACGIPGSTGGAIYMNAGAYGGQVDDVVESADVITRDGQRMTMSREEMKLSYRNSIFKDNEYIILEVTFKLQKGDKEAIAAKMKELTMLREAKQPLEYPSCGSVFKRPEGHFVGKLIQDCNLQGTRIGGAEISLKHAGFIINADHATAQDYLDLINLIKETVYAKFNVQLETEVIFLGE comes from the coding sequence ATGGACATTTTTGAAAATGTAATACCTAGAGAAAAGCTTAGATCAAATGAACCCTTGAAAGACCACACTTATGTAAAAGTAGGTGGTTATGCGGATACACTGATCCATCCAACATCGACAGAAGAGATCGTAAACGTTGTACAAATTGCCAAATCACATCAGATTCCACTCACGATTATTGGAAAAGGGTCGAATGTAATCATAAAAGATAAGGGCATACGAGGCGTAACCATGTCTTTGAGTCATTTTGATCAAATTAAAGTACAAGAGGACACCATTATTGCTCAAAGCGGTGCCAATATTATCGATGTCTCACGAGCTGCGTTGGAACACGGCTTCACGGGTCTAGAGTTTGCATGTGGAATCCCTGGTAGCACAGGAGGCGCCATTTACATGAATGCAGGTGCTTATGGTGGCCAGGTGGATGATGTGGTTGAAAGTGCAGATGTCATTACTCGAGATGGACAGCGAATGACGATGTCTCGCGAAGAGATGAAGCTGAGTTATCGTAACAGTATCTTTAAGGATAATGAATACATTATTCTTGAGGTTACCTTTAAACTGCAAAAGGGTGATAAAGAAGCTATTGCTGCGAAGATGAAGGAATTAACGATGTTGAGAGAAGCCAAACAGCCTCTTGAATATCCTTCGTGTGGTAGCGTATTTAAACGTCCGGAGGGTCATTTTGTTGGAAAGCTCATTCAAGACTGCAACCTACAAGGAACTCGCATAGGCGGGGCGGAAATCTCATTGAAGCATGCGGGTTTTATTATTAATGCGGATCATGCTACTGCTCAGGATTATTTAGATTTAATCAACCTGATCAAAGAGACGGTGTACGCTAAATTTAATGTGCAGTTGGAGACGGAAGTTATCTTTTTAGGAGAGTAA
- a CDS encoding SDR family oxidoreductase, producing the protein MKQNHLYLVYGASGAQGGAVANRLLASGKKVRSITRKPEAAERLQSIGIEAVVGDMSDTKVLAQAHADVDRVFLNIPVEFDSAKVQTYIDNAIEAAVNAKVELLVVNTGGFVPQHDTTNTLAVELNRQLIEDVKKSGLPYIIVEPIVYLENFMIPGVLNEGVLAYPVPADQKISWISLDDAAQYHVYALTHPELAGSIYAAPGLEAYTGNEIAAKFSEVLGQEIQFVSLPFEHFEAAISPMLGSQNAEGLKGLYQWISSNIDKLPTFNEVDESLKDNLNLSSISDWIRVSFLKN; encoded by the coding sequence ATGAAACAAAATCATCTTTATTTAGTATATGGCGCATCGGGAGCACAAGGCGGAGCGGTGGCGAATCGTTTGCTTGCAAGTGGTAAGAAGGTAAGAAGCATTACGCGTAAGCCTGAAGCAGCAGAACGTCTACAGAGTATAGGGATTGAAGCTGTAGTAGGCGACATGTCAGATACTAAAGTTCTGGCTCAAGCTCACGCAGACGTAGATCGTGTGTTCTTAAACATTCCTGTTGAGTTTGATTCAGCCAAAGTTCAAACCTATATTGATAATGCTATTGAAGCAGCGGTTAACGCAAAAGTAGAATTGCTTGTTGTAAACACAGGTGGATTTGTCCCTCAACATGATACAACAAATACACTAGCCGTAGAGCTTAATCGGCAATTAATTGAAGATGTTAAGAAAAGTGGACTGCCTTACATCATTGTTGAGCCTATCGTTTATCTGGAGAACTTCATGATCCCTGGCGTGCTAAACGAAGGAGTATTGGCTTATCCAGTGCCTGCAGATCAAAAAATAAGCTGGATTAGTTTAGATGATGCTGCGCAGTATCATGTGTACGCACTGACTCATCCTGAATTAGCGGGAAGCATTTACGCTGCTCCTGGTCTCGAAGCCTACACGGGGAATGAAATCGCAGCGAAATTCAGCGAAGTGCTGGGACAAGAGATTCAATTTGTTTCCCTGCCTTTTGAACACTTTGAGGCAGCGATTAGTCCAATGTTAGGATCACAAAATGCAGAAGGACTTAAGGGGCTTTATCAATGGATAAGCAGTAACATCGACAAGCTTCCTACATTTAACGAAGTAGATGAGTCATTAAAAGATAATCTGAACCTTTCCAGCATATCGGACTGGATTCGTGTTTCCTTTTTGAAGAATTAA